One Salvelinus fontinalis isolate EN_2023a chromosome 27, ASM2944872v1, whole genome shotgun sequence genomic region harbors:
- the LOC129825434 gene encoding homeobox protein Meis2-like isoform X2 — translation MSMAQRYDELSHYGVGMDGVGLPASMYGDPHAPRPLPQVHHLNHGPTAHPIQHYGSHAPHNIMPSMGSVVNDALKRDKDQIYGHPLFPLLALVFEKCELATCTPREPGVAGGDVCSSDSFNEDIAVFAKQIRAEKPLFSSNQEVDNLMIQAIQVLRFHLLELEKVHELCDNFCHRYISCLKGKMPIDLVIDDRDGCKSDLDDLTGSSTNLADHNPASWRDLDDAHSTPSVGTPGPSSGGHVSQSGDNSSELGDGLDNSLASPGTGDEDDLDKKRQKKRAPLPFRGTEEAASTGYRPHHPASEQLVHQRQEENSTAYD, via the exons ATGTCGATGGCGCAAAGG TACGATGAACTGTCCCACTATGGTGTTGGGATGGACGGAGTTGGACTCCCGGCGTCCATGTATGGAGACCCGCATGCTCCCCGGCCGCTTCCCCAAGTCCACCACCTGAACCATGGTCCGACAGCACATCCAATCCAGCACTATGGATCCCACGCACCCCACAACATCATGCCCAGCATGGGCAGCGTGGTGAACGACGCATTAAAAAGAGACAAAGATCAAATCTATGG TCACCCGTTGTTCCCTCTGCTCGCCTTGGTGTTTGAGAAGTGTGAGTTGGCGACCTGCACGCCCAGGGAGCCTGGAGTAGCGGGCGGCGATGTCTGCTCCTCAGACTCCTTCAACGAAGACATCGCTGTCTTTGCAAAACAG ATACGTGCAGAAAAACCGTTATTTTCATCGAATCAAGAGGTGGACAATTTG ATGATCCAAGCTATTCAAGTATTACGATTTCATCTTTTAGAATTAGAGAAG GTGCACGAGCTCTGCGACAACTTCTGCCATCGGTACATCAGTTGTTTGAAAGGCAAAATGCCCATCGACTTGGTCATAGACGATCGAGATGGCTGCAAATCGGACTTAGATGACCTGACGGGATCTTCTACGAATCTAGCAGATCAC AACCCGGCGTCCTGGAGAGACCTGGATGACGCCCACTCCACGCCCTCCGTGGGCACCCCGGGGCCCTCCAGCGGGGGCCACGTCTCCCAGAGTGGGGACAACAGCAGCGAACTCG GAGATGGCCTCGACAACAGTCTGGCGTCGCCGGGCACAGGAGACGAGGATGACCTGGACaagaagagacagaagaagagAG CACCCCTACCCTTCAGAGGAACAGAAGAAGCAGCTAGCACAGGATACAGGCCTCACCATCCTGCAAGTGAACAACTG gtTCATCAACGCCAGGAGGAGAATAGTACAGCCTATGATTGA
- the LOC129825434 gene encoding homeobox protein Meis2-like isoform X1 — protein sequence MSMAQRYDELSHYGVGMDGVGLPASMYGDPHAPRPLPQVHHLNHGPTAHPIQHYGSHAPHNIMPSMGSVVNDALKRDKDQIYGHPLFPLLALVFEKCELATCTPREPGVAGGDVCSSDSFNEDIAVFAKQIRAEKPLFSSNQEVDNLMIQAIQVLRFHLLELEKVHELCDNFCHRYISCLKGKMPIDLVIDDRDGCKSDLDDLTGSSTNLADHNPASWRDLDDAHSTPSVGTPGPSSGGHVSQSGDNSSELGDGLDNSLASPGTGDEDDLDKKRQKKRGIFPKVATNIMRAWLFQHLTHPYPSEEQKKQLAQDTGLTILQVNNWFINARRRIVQPMIDQSNRSVGQGTAYSPDGQPMGGFVLDGQQHLGIRPGGPMGGMGMNMGMDGQWHYM from the exons ATGTCGATGGCGCAAAGG TACGATGAACTGTCCCACTATGGTGTTGGGATGGACGGAGTTGGACTCCCGGCGTCCATGTATGGAGACCCGCATGCTCCCCGGCCGCTTCCCCAAGTCCACCACCTGAACCATGGTCCGACAGCACATCCAATCCAGCACTATGGATCCCACGCACCCCACAACATCATGCCCAGCATGGGCAGCGTGGTGAACGACGCATTAAAAAGAGACAAAGATCAAATCTATGG TCACCCGTTGTTCCCTCTGCTCGCCTTGGTGTTTGAGAAGTGTGAGTTGGCGACCTGCACGCCCAGGGAGCCTGGAGTAGCGGGCGGCGATGTCTGCTCCTCAGACTCCTTCAACGAAGACATCGCTGTCTTTGCAAAACAG ATACGTGCAGAAAAACCGTTATTTTCATCGAATCAAGAGGTGGACAATTTG ATGATCCAAGCTATTCAAGTATTACGATTTCATCTTTTAGAATTAGAGAAG GTGCACGAGCTCTGCGACAACTTCTGCCATCGGTACATCAGTTGTTTGAAAGGCAAAATGCCCATCGACTTGGTCATAGACGATCGAGATGGCTGCAAATCGGACTTAGATGACCTGACGGGATCTTCTACGAATCTAGCAGATCAC AACCCGGCGTCCTGGAGAGACCTGGATGACGCCCACTCCACGCCCTCCGTGGGCACCCCGGGGCCCTCCAGCGGGGGCCACGTCTCCCAGAGTGGGGACAACAGCAGCGAACTCG GAGATGGCCTCGACAACAGTCTGGCGTCGCCGGGCACAGGAGACGAGGATGACCTGGACaagaagagacagaagaagagAGGTATCTTCCCCAAAGTGGCCACCAATATAATGCGAGCGTGGCTCTTCCAGCACCTCACG CACCCCTACCCTTCAGAGGAACAGAAGAAGCAGCTAGCACAGGATACAGGCCTCACCATCCTGCAAGTGAACAACTG gtTCATCAACGCCAGGAGGAGAATAGTACAGCCTATGATTGACCAGTCTAACAGATCAG TGGGCCAGGGGACGGCATACAGCCCTGACGGGCAACCAATGGGAGGCTTTGTACTCGACGGACAGCAACACCTGGGGATTCGGCCTGGCG GACCAATGGGTGGAATGGGAATGAATATGGGGATGGATGGTCAGTGGCACTACATGTAA